A DNA window from Arachis duranensis cultivar V14167 chromosome 3, aradu.V14167.gnm2.J7QH, whole genome shotgun sequence contains the following coding sequences:
- the LOC107480670 gene encoding polyphenol oxidase A1, chloroplastic yields MASISPLSFVSSVNASATKTSSSSLFPKGRQSHVAATKVSCNASNEEASNGIAHGNRRDVLIGLGGLAGAAGFAYNPFAFAAPVAPDLQACGLPTLPAGAKPVKCCPPASTKIIDFEFPKNQPLRVRKPAHKVTGDDLVKYKEAIKAMRELPDDDPRSFTQQAAIHCAYCHNSYHQVGFPDKDLQVHYSWIFLPFHRWYLYFYERILGSLINDPTFALPFWNWDHPDGMEIPSIFTDRRSSLYDPLRNANHQPPVLVDLSWNRNGPDTSGDVDANLSLMYTNFVEVKAPLNFFGNAFRAGDTPYTVKTGAGTCESVHNTLHTWSGDRTQPNGEDMGSLYSAGRDPLFYCHHSNVDRMWNLWKSFGNKDITDPDFLESNFLFYDENKNLVRVKTKDCLDSVKLGYDFEKVPIPWAKTKPKARRTKAERAQKPLTTKSVDLPLTLEENKLVSTVVKRPRRSRSRKEKDEREETLVLEIEFDRRKPIKFDVLLNEEEDAQFATPKNREFAGSFVNVSHTQKSSALKTELAFKIGITEKLIDLEADDDDSVVVTLVPQYGDGVIVKGIKIDYEDC; encoded by the coding sequence ATGGCTTCAATATCTCCTCTCTCTTTTGTGTCCAGTGTGAACGCCTCAGCCACCAAgacctcctcctcttctttgttCCCTAAAGGCCGGCAGAGCCACGTGGCAGCCACGAAGGTGTCTTGCAATGCCTCGAACGAAGAGGCATCAAACGGCATTGCCCATGGGAACAGGAGAGATGTTCTTATTGGTCTTGGAGGGCTGGCCGGTGCCGCAGGCTTTGCCTACAACCCTTTCGCCTTTGCGGCACCGGTTGCACCGGATCTCCAAGCCTGTGGGCTACCAACCCTACCGGCGGGAGCCAAACCCGTCAAGTGTTGCCCTCCTGCTTCCACAAAGATCATAGATTTTGAGTTCCCAAAAAACCAACCCTTAAGGGTTCGGAAACCGGCTCATAAGGTTACCGGTGACGATCTGGTCAAGTACAAGGAAGCCATAAAGGCCATGAGAGAGCTTCCAGACGATGACCCTCGCAGCTTCACCCAACAAGCCGCCATTCATTGCGCTTACTGCCACAACTCGTATCACCAAGTTGGCTTCCCTGACAAGGATCTCCAGGTCCATTACTCGTGGATTTTCCTTCCTTTTCACCGTTGGTACCTTTACTTCTACGAGAGGATCTTGGGAAGCTTGATCAACGATCCAACCTTTGCATTGCCCTTCTGGAACTGGGATCACCCTGACGGCATGGAAATTCCTTCCATTTTCACTGACAGAAGATCATCGCTCTATGACCCACTCAGAAACGCAAACCATCAACCGCCGGTTCTCGTCGATCTCAGTTGGAACAGGAACGGTCCTGACACCAGCGGTGACGTCGACGCTAACCTCAGTTTGATGTACACAAACTTCGTCGAAGTGAAGGCGCCGTTGAACTTCTTCGGCAATGCTTTCCGTGCCGGCGACACGCCTTACACCGTGAAAACCGGTGCCGGAACTTGCGAGAGCGTGCACAACACGCTCCACACTTGGAGTGGGGATAGAACCCAGCCAAACGGGGAGGACATGGGGTCCCTCTACTCTGCTGGTAGGGATCCTCTCTTCTACTGTCACCATTCCAATGTCGATAGAATGTGGAATCTGTGGAAATCCTTCGGTAACAAAGACATCACCGACCCTGACTTTCTGGAATCAAATTTTCTGTTCTATGATGAGAATAAGAACTTGGTGCGCGTGAAGACCAAAGATTGCCTCGACTCCGTGAAGCTTGGGTATGATTTCGAGAAGGTTCCCATTCCGTGGGCGAAAACGAAGCCGAAAGCGCGTAGGACGAAAGCTGAGAGGGCGCAGAAGCCGTTGACGACGAAGAGCGTTGACTTGCCGTTGACTCTGGAGGAGAATAAGCTTGTGAGCACGGTGGTGAAGAGGCCAAGGAGATCCAGGAGCAGGAAGGAGAAGGATGAGAGAGAGGAGACTCTGGTTTTGGAGATTGAGTTTGATCGGAGGAAGCCTATAAAGTTCGATGTGTTGCTGAACGAAGAAGAGGATGCGCAGTTTGCGACGCCAAAGAACAGAGAGTTTGCTGGAAGCTTCGTGAATGTGTCGCACACTCAGAAATCGAGTGCCCTGAAAACTGAGCTGGCATTCAAGATCGGGATCACGGAGAAGCTGATCGATTTGGAAGCTGATGATGATGACAGCGTTGTCGTCACTTTGGTTCCCCAATATGGTGACGGTGTCATTGTTAAGGGCATCAAGATCGACTATGAAGATTGCTGA